The Microcystis panniformis FACHB-1757 region CATAATCTTGATAACCTGCTGACTGTAAACGACGGGCAAAATCGGCGGCAGCGTCACCAATCAGCAGCACAGTGGCGACTTTTGCCTTAATTTCAGCGATCCAAGCCCGATCATCCCCTGCTTTCGCTTCTCCCCCCGCAATTAAAATCGCTGGACTAGGGACGGATTGTAAGCCTACTGCGGCCGCATCGTAGTTAGTTGCTTTACTATCATTAATAAAGTCTAGTCCTTTATGAGTACAAATATACTCTAAGCGATGGGCAACCCCGGGGAAAGTGGCGATCGCTTCGGTAATGGCTTTTTTCTCGATTCCTGCCAATCTAGCGGCGGCCACAGCCATAAGCAAATTCTGCTGATTGTGACTACCCACCATTTTCAGGAGATTAACCGGGGCAATTAATTCGCCAAAAGCCACGATCCAGTTATCTTGGAGATAAACACCACGACTAGGATCGCCCAAAAGCGCAGCTTTGCCCTGCACAGAAGTCCAGTAAGCTTGTTGCCATTGACTAACACCGATTTGACGCAGATAGGGATCATCACCGTTGAGGATTTGGCGATCGCTTCTTTGCAGTAAAGAGGCTTTAATCTGATAATAATTTTCCAGGGTTTGATGACGACTGAGGTGATCGGGGGTAAAAGTTGTCCAGATGCCGATTTTCGGCGATAAATCCCGACTGGACTCGATCTGATAACTACTAATCTCCGCAATAATCCAATCGTATTTATCGGCTTTTAAAGCCAATTCACAGGCGGCATAGCCGATATTACCGCAGGAAGGGGCATTTAACCCCGCTTTTTGAAAAATAGCGGCACAGAGGGCGGTGGTGGTGGTTTTACCGTTAGTTCCCGTAATCCCCAACCAAGGAGAAGATTGCAGATAACGCCAAGCTAATTCTAATTCTCCGATCGTCTCGATGCCTTTTTCTCTGGCAGTAATTAAAATCGGGGCATCCCAAGGCACGCCGGGGCTTACCACGATAAGATTAGGCAAGTCCGAAGCCTCTAGACTGAGATTTTGACCAAGATTGACGATAATTCCTTCCCTTTCTAGATTGGTTTTGGTTGCTTGTAAACTGGGAGAATCAGAGCGATCGCTTAATGTCACCTGCCAACCATCCCGTTTTAAGCATCTTGCCGCTGCTATTCCCGATCTTCCCAATCCAATAATCGCCGCTTTCGCCATCTTGTTGCCACTCTACTCAAGGGTCAATTTTTAGCAATCTCTATCCTACTGTGGATTAGGTCGAGTCTCTTCCTTTGAAAACAAAATTCTCTGGCTTGCGTCTAGATCGATAAAATAAATGCAAGTACAATCTCCATAACAAGGCTCCTTATTTATGAATCTAAAATCATCCTTAAAATTTACCCTACTGTTTTCACTTCTGGGGGGTTGTCTCCTGACTACACCTAGTCAAGCAACTCTCTTTGAACAACGAGAAGTTAATCAAGAGGATTTTATCGCTATTGCCCGTCCCTACGGTAACGGTAAATACGATTTACTGATTTTGCAACAAATCCCCGGAA contains the following coding sequences:
- the murD gene encoding UDP-N-acetylmuramoyl-L-alanine--D-glutamate ligase gives rise to the protein MAKAAIIGLGRSGIAAARCLKRDGWQVTLSDRSDSPSLQATKTNLEREGIIVNLGQNLSLEASDLPNLIVVSPGVPWDAPILITAREKGIETIGELELAWRYLQSSPWLGITGTNGKTTTTALCAAIFQKAGLNAPSCGNIGYAACELALKADKYDWIIAEISSYQIESSRDLSPKIGIWTTFTPDHLSRHQTLENYYQIKASLLQRSDRQILNGDDPYLRQIGVSQWQQAYWTSVQGKAALLGDPSRGVYLQDNWIVAFGELIAPVNLLKMVGSHNQQNLLMAVAAARLAGIEKKAITEAIATFPGVAHRLEYICTHKGLDFINDSKATNYDAAAVGLQSVPSPAILIAGGEAKAGDDRAWIAEIKAKVATVLLIGDAAADFARRLQSAGYQDYECVETMDRAVQRAAELGTAKEAKVVLLSPACASFDQYQSFEHRGDHFRQLSLQL